One genomic window of Mucilaginibacter sp. SJ includes the following:
- a CDS encoding glycosyl hydrolase, which translates to MSFIKNNLKIAIAFVLLTGAKTVSAQVGWPATTKQTKPWARWWWEGSAVNKKDLTWNMESYHKAGLGGLEITPIYGVKGHENEFIQYLSPQWVDMLKYTLTEAKRLNMGIDLANATGWPFGGPWVTNEDASKELFWKNYNLKGGEKLSEPVVFVQQPLVRADGQAPKITDLVEPVSSNKNLQLMALDQVRFEKRIPLTVLMAYDGKGQALNLTNKVDAAGKLNWTAPAGEWKLYALFQGWHGKMVERAAPGGEGYVIDHFSKPALDHYLARFDQAFKGQDLSGIRAYFNDSYEVDDARGQSNFTPLFFDEFIKRRGYDLRNHLPALFGNDSKENNSRILCDYRQTISDLLLDDFTKPWHDWAKTKGTLIRNQSHGSPSNILDLYAAIDIPETEGDDVLRFKFATSAAHVMGKPLASSESATWLNDHFLSSLGDVKQAIDKYFVGGVNHIFYHGISYSPQNAQWPGWLFYAAVHFNQTNPFWNDFSTLNQYITNCQSFLQQGRPDNDVLVYYPLFDSFSEPGDKGLLKHYDAMKPDFKGTGFESSTEEMLKKGYTFDFISDKQIMDVQASGSHLLTGGLNYKTILLPDNKYIPLETFNKMVDLAKAGATIIVYKNLPSGVPGYAGLQEREKAFKNLLAGLNFTAENTGVKIAKVGRGRFLMADDIAPLLDAAGINREQMTDKGLQFVRRTYKNGNSYFITNSGGNQVDGWVDLSVNAASVVVFDPMTKNYGLAKSRRQADGKTSVYLQLSPGQSCILQTLPVKTQIAAYAYYQAAGNKVPVNGTWTLNFTEGGPTLPQPIKIAELKSWTDLGGDDLKAFSGTGSYTITFKKPVQNAAAWKLDLGKVNESAEVYLNGKKLATLIGPQYVVTIPSAQLRTVNQLQIRVANLMVNRIIDMDKKHIPYRIFYNTNFQSHSPGSKGPDGLFTAINWEPKPSGLIGPVTLEPVKPLFIK; encoded by the coding sequence ATGTCATTCATTAAAAATAATTTAAAAATAGCTATAGCATTCGTACTGCTAACGGGCGCCAAAACAGTATCTGCACAAGTTGGCTGGCCTGCAACTACCAAACAAACTAAGCCCTGGGCCCGTTGGTGGTGGGAAGGTAGTGCGGTAAATAAAAAAGATCTTACCTGGAACATGGAAAGCTACCATAAAGCCGGTTTGGGCGGATTAGAGATTACGCCTATTTACGGGGTAAAAGGGCACGAAAATGAGTTTATACAATACCTGTCGCCGCAATGGGTGGATATGTTAAAGTATACGCTAACGGAGGCAAAGCGGCTGAATATGGGCATTGACCTGGCCAATGCCACAGGTTGGCCTTTTGGCGGCCCCTGGGTTACTAATGAAGACGCCAGTAAAGAATTGTTCTGGAAAAATTACAATCTTAAAGGCGGCGAAAAGCTGAGCGAACCTGTGGTGTTTGTGCAGCAGCCCTTAGTGAGGGCCGATGGACAGGCTCCAAAGATCACCGATTTGGTTGAACCCGTCAGCAGCAATAAAAACCTGCAGTTGATGGCCCTTGACCAGGTACGGTTTGAGAAACGGATCCCTTTAACGGTTTTAATGGCCTATGATGGCAAGGGACAGGCATTGAACCTTACCAATAAAGTTGATGCGGCCGGCAAACTTAACTGGACAGCACCCGCGGGCGAATGGAAGTTGTATGCACTTTTTCAGGGTTGGCATGGTAAAATGGTTGAGCGTGCTGCTCCCGGAGGTGAAGGTTATGTTATCGATCATTTTTCCAAACCGGCGCTTGATCATTATCTTGCCCGGTTTGATCAGGCATTTAAAGGCCAGGATTTAAGCGGCATCAGGGCGTATTTCAATGATTCATACGAAGTGGATGATGCTCGCGGGCAATCGAACTTTACCCCGCTGTTTTTTGACGAATTTATTAAGCGCCGTGGTTATGATTTGCGCAATCATTTGCCGGCTTTATTTGGTAATGATAGTAAGGAAAATAACAGCCGCATCCTGTGCGACTATCGCCAAACTATATCCGACTTGTTGCTTGATGATTTTACCAAACCATGGCATGACTGGGCTAAAACTAAGGGGACATTAATCCGCAATCAATCACACGGTTCACCATCAAATATACTGGACCTATATGCTGCTATTGATATTCCCGAAACAGAGGGCGATGACGTGCTGCGGTTTAAATTTGCCACATCGGCAGCTCACGTAATGGGGAAGCCTCTTGCGTCGTCCGAGTCGGCAACATGGCTTAATGATCATTTTTTGTCGTCGCTGGGAGATGTTAAACAGGCTATCGATAAATATTTTGTAGGAGGCGTAAACCATATTTTTTATCATGGCATTAGTTACTCACCACAAAATGCCCAATGGCCGGGATGGTTATTTTACGCCGCGGTGCATTTTAATCAAACCAATCCGTTTTGGAATGATTTTTCGACCTTAAATCAATATATCACCAATTGCCAGTCGTTTTTGCAGCAAGGAAGGCCCGATAATGATGTATTGGTTTATTATCCGTTATTTGACAGTTTTTCTGAACCTGGCGATAAAGGTTTGCTTAAGCATTATGATGCCATGAAGCCCGATTTTAAAGGTACAGGCTTTGAATCATCTACCGAAGAAATGCTTAAAAAGGGCTACACGTTTGATTTTATATCGGATAAGCAAATAATGGATGTGCAAGCATCCGGCAGCCATTTGCTTACCGGCGGCCTTAATTATAAAACTATCCTTTTGCCCGATAATAAATATATCCCGCTCGAAACCTTTAATAAAATGGTGGATCTGGCAAAGGCCGGGGCAACAATAATAGTGTATAAAAATCTTCCATCGGGTGTTCCGGGATACGCCGGGTTACAGGAACGTGAAAAAGCATTTAAAAACCTGCTTGCCGGGCTAAATTTTACTGCTGAAAATACTGGGGTTAAAATTGCCAAAGTTGGCAGAGGCCGTTTTTTAATGGCAGATGATATTGCTCCGTTGCTGGATGCGGCAGGAATAAACAGGGAACAAATGACCGATAAAGGGCTACAATTTGTACGCCGTACTTATAAAAATGGTAACAGCTATTTTATAACAAATAGCGGCGGCAATCAGGTTGATGGCTGGGTTGATCTATCTGTTAATGCAGCATCAGTGGTGGTATTTGATCCCATGACAAAAAATTATGGATTGGCCAAAAGCCGCAGGCAGGCCGACGGTAAAACAAGCGTTTACCTGCAATTATCGCCTGGGCAAAGCTGTATTTTACAAACCCTGCCTGTAAAAACTCAAATAGCAGCCTATGCCTATTATCAGGCTGCAGGTAACAAGGTGCCTGTTAATGGTACATGGACACTCAACTTTACCGAAGGCGGCCCAACGTTGCCACAACCAATAAAAATCGCAGAGCTCAAATCATGGACAGATTTAGGTGGTGATGACCTTAAAGCTTTTTCCGGAACAGGCAGTTACACTATCACCTTTAAAAAGCCGGTACAAAATGCCGCTGCCTGGAAGCTTGACTTGGGAAAAGTTAACGAAAGTGCAGAGGTTTATCTAAACGGTAAAAAGCTGGCTACACTGATCGGACCACAGTATGTGGTTACTATTCCTTCAGCACAGTTAAGGACGGTTAATCAGTTGCAAATAAGGGTAGCTAACCTCATGGTTAACCGGATTATTGATATGGATAAGAAGCATATCCCTTACCGTATATTTTATAACACCAATTTTCAGTCACATAGCCCGGGTTCTAAGGGGCCTGACGGGCTTTTTACCGCTATAAACTGGGAACCGAAGCCTTCCGGGCTAATTGGGCCAGTAACACTTGAGCCGGTTAAGCCATTGTTTATTAAATAA
- a CDS encoding GntR family transcriptional regulator, with amino-acid sequence MKSSRFLEYIYIDYYSSTPKYIQLANSIIKSVREGKLIINETLPSINELNCNFEISRDTAEKAYKHLKSIGLLGSVPGKGYYIKNTEAGQQFKVFLIFNKLSTHKKLVYDAIVDGLGHEAAIDFYIYNNDFEFFKKLLQNNSNDYTHYVILPHFMHGGENVHDIINMLPKDKLIILDKLVPGIKGDFAAVYENFEKDIFQALEEALPQLRNYHTLKIIFPEYTYFPGEILKGFFSFCIQYAFTYKVVHDVQGEPINEGDVFINLMENDLVVLIERILATELKIGKDVGVISYNETPLKKIILNGLTTISTDFEEMGKMTADIIKNGSTGRYEVPFYLTLRASL; translated from the coding sequence ATGAAATCTTCACGTTTTTTAGAATACATCTATATTGATTATTATTCATCCACCCCTAAATACATCCAGTTAGCTAACTCGATCATCAAAAGTGTACGTGAAGGGAAATTAATTATCAACGAAACGCTGCCATCCATTAACGAGTTAAACTGCAATTTTGAAATATCACGGGATACTGCTGAAAAAGCTTATAAACACCTGAAATCAATCGGTCTGCTTGGCTCGGTACCCGGTAAAGGTTATTACATCAAAAACACCGAGGCAGGCCAGCAATTTAAAGTGTTTTTGATATTTAATAAGCTAAGCACCCATAAAAAGCTGGTTTATGACGCTATAGTTGATGGTCTTGGACACGAAGCAGCTATCGACTTCTATATATACAATAACGACTTCGAATTTTTTAAAAAACTGCTTCAAAACAACAGTAACGATTACACCCATTATGTGATCCTTCCGCACTTTATGCACGGCGGCGAAAACGTTCACGATATAATCAATATGCTGCCAAAGGACAAACTAATCATACTTGATAAATTAGTACCGGGAATAAAAGGTGATTTTGCCGCGGTGTACGAGAATTTTGAAAAAGACATTTTCCAGGCCCTGGAAGAAGCTCTGCCGCAACTAAGAAATTATCATACTCTAAAGATCATATTTCCTGAATACACTTATTTTCCGGGCGAAATATTGAAAGGTTTTTTCAGCTTCTGCATTCAATATGCGTTTACTTACAAAGTAGTTCATGATGTACAGGGAGAACCTATTAATGAGGGAGATGTATTCATCAACCTGATGGAAAACGACCTTGTGGTTTTGATTGAAAGGATCCTGGCTACGGAATTAAAAATAGGTAAAGATGTCGGCGTGATTTCATACAATGAAACCCCGCTAAAAAAAATCATCCTGAATGGCTTAACTACGATATCAACGGATTTTGAGGAAATGGGAAAAATGACCGCGGACATTATTAAAAATGGATCTACCGGGCGTTATGAGGTGCCCTTTTACCTTACACTCAGGGCTTCGTTATAG
- a CDS encoding GntR family transcriptional regulator, with protein MQTKQRANYGVKSLVQQIVGSISKNIDKGVYRKNEKLLSINTYSKQHGVARDTIEKAYTILKSNGYIRSVSGKGYFVVGKPDVRIKVLLLFNKLSSYKKTVYDTIVRTLGDKARVDLYIHHYNPALLEESIDANLGNYHYYVVMPHFFDYSNEQEYLTILKKIPVDQLILLDKDLPKLTRQSAVFQDFRNDIYGALNVVTDLIAKYKKLIIIYPADRHHPPEIKDGIMQFCEEKNKKFEVIDAFKTDDLKKSTLYIALTENDLADLIKGARASGYELGKDIGIISFNETVFKELLDITVITSDFEEMGRKTAELMLQNKAAVIKNAFKIIIRKSL; from the coding sequence ATGCAAACAAAGCAAAGAGCTAATTACGGGGTGAAATCCCTCGTACAGCAAATTGTCGGATCTATCAGTAAGAATATTGACAAAGGCGTTTACCGGAAAAATGAAAAGCTGCTGTCAATAAATACATACAGCAAACAACACGGTGTAGCAAGGGACACCATTGAAAAGGCTTACACGATACTTAAGAGCAATGGCTATATCCGTTCGGTTTCCGGAAAGGGTTATTTTGTAGTAGGTAAGCCCGATGTGAGGATCAAGGTACTTTTGTTGTTTAATAAGTTAAGCTCTTATAAGAAAACCGTTTACGATACCATCGTACGCACTTTAGGCGATAAAGCCAGGGTTGATCTTTATATTCATCATTATAATCCCGCTTTGCTCGAGGAAAGTATAGATGCTAATTTGGGCAATTACCATTATTATGTGGTAATGCCGCATTTTTTTGATTATAGTAACGAGCAGGAATATTTAACTATTTTAAAGAAGATCCCGGTTGATCAGTTGATATTGCTGGATAAAGATTTGCCCAAATTAACCAGGCAGTCAGCTGTATTCCAGGATTTTCGCAACGATATCTACGGCGCATTAAATGTGGTCACCGATCTGATTGCCAAATACAAAAAATTAATTATCATATATCCCGCAGACCGCCACCATCCGCCCGAAATTAAGGATGGGATAATGCAGTTCTGTGAAGAGAAAAACAAAAAGTTTGAAGTAATAGACGCTTTTAAAACAGACGATCTCAAAAAAAGCACCCTTTATATTGCATTGACCGAAAATGACCTTGCCGATTTGATTAAAGGTGCCAGGGCAAGTGGGTATGAATTAGGAAAAGATATAGGGATCATATCTTTTAATGAAACCGTGTTTAAAGAATTATTGGATATTACCGTTATTACCAGTGATTTTGAAGAAATGGGCAGAAAAACAGCTGAGTTAATGTTGCAAAACAAAGCCGCGGTTATTAAAAATGCTTTTAAAATAATTATCAGGAAGTCGCTATAA
- a CDS encoding oligogalacturonate lyase family protein, producing MSKKLAVLTLVVLQAGIVTLKAQEVIETGGAKPMPAQWIDSETGHKVIRLVNRENDNGSFYFNNTPFVPQIKNEGDLMVFYGKTDKGEQLFTVNLKTQKIEQLTNRAKVSGEMVCAKTREAFYQSADSIFAVNVNTHKTRFIYAFAPDFKGRVGTVNADGTYMACVKATGEREREILAKYPEKHDFFNRIYDAHIQHTLYVLDVNHKTLKQIHRENEWTNHLLFSPTDPDNLSYCHEGPWEKVDRIWNINIKTGENKLLHKRTMVNEIAGHEFFSPLGNTEWFDLQKPKGQTFFLAGINMKTGKEDHVYQMDRNEWSIHFNVTKDEQTFAGDGGNSGQVAKAPNGMWIYLFKPNGDHFKSEKLVNMKHHNYHLEPNVHFSPDEKWIIFRANFEGHEGVYAVEIAKHQ from the coding sequence ATGAGCAAAAAACTGGCTGTATTAACGCTTGTTGTTTTACAAGCTGGGATAGTCACCCTAAAAGCCCAGGAAGTAATAGAAACAGGAGGCGCCAAACCTATGCCCGCTCAATGGATCGATAGTGAAACAGGTCATAAAGTAATCCGCTTAGTCAATCGTGAAAATGACAATGGCAGTTTTTATTTCAACAATACTCCTTTTGTTCCCCAAATAAAAAATGAGGGGGATCTGATGGTATTTTATGGTAAAACGGATAAGGGAGAGCAACTATTTACCGTTAATTTAAAAACGCAGAAAATAGAACAGCTAACAAACAGGGCGAAAGTATCCGGAGAGATGGTTTGTGCCAAAACGCGTGAAGCCTTTTATCAAAGTGCCGACAGCATATTCGCTGTAAATGTTAACACTCATAAAACAAGATTTATCTACGCCTTTGCCCCCGATTTTAAAGGCAGGGTCGGTACTGTAAATGCCGACGGAACGTATATGGCCTGTGTTAAAGCTACCGGTGAGCGGGAACGTGAAATACTTGCGAAATATCCCGAAAAGCATGATTTTTTTAACCGGATCTATGACGCGCATATCCAGCATACCTTATACGTGCTTGATGTTAACCATAAAACATTGAAACAAATACACCGGGAAAACGAGTGGACAAACCACTTGCTTTTTTCGCCTACAGATCCTGACAACCTTTCCTATTGTCATGAAGGCCCCTGGGAAAAGGTAGACCGGATCTGGAACATCAATATAAAAACCGGCGAAAACAAGCTGTTGCACAAACGTACCATGGTAAATGAAATAGCCGGTCATGAGTTTTTTTCACCCTTGGGCAATACCGAGTGGTTTGATTTGCAGAAACCCAAAGGGCAAACATTTTTTCTGGCAGGCATTAACATGAAAACAGGAAAAGAAGATCATGTTTATCAAATGGACAGGAACGAATGGTCGATCCACTTTAATGTAACTAAAGACGAGCAAACATTTGCCGGCGATGGAGGTAATTCCGGGCAGGTAGCCAAAGCACCCAATGGCATGTGGATCTATTTATTTAAGCCCAATGGCGATCATTTTAAATCAGAAAAATTGGTAAACATGAAACATCATAATTACCACCTGGAGCCTAATGTGCATTTTTCGCCCGATGAAAAATGGATTATTTTCAGGGCCAACTTTGAAGGTCACGAAGGCGTTTACGCGGTAGAAATTGCCAAGCATCAATAA
- a CDS encoding SusC/RagA family TonB-linked outer membrane protein, translating to MKRIFIHSCKMLLLLLLFNVAGANSALAQKLSITGTITDSKHQPVSAASVQIKGTKSGTTSDLDGKYAIKASAGQVLIFKSIGFDAKEVTVGTNNTINVSLTEAESQLNEVVVIGYGAQKRANVTGSQATFKADNLNERAITRVDQALVGQMAGVTVKQTTGVPGKAFSVNVRGSGSISAGNEPLYVIDGFPLSVSAIGSGGSFSTGNPLDNINPNDIEDIQVLKDAAAAAIYGSRASNGVVLITTKKGKSGKAKITYSAYYGYNAAAKYLPMLNGDQWIDRATEMINAAYVLKFGAQGATASDDNAKRQALNGGAFSAAYMLDPRWAMPGHPGLQYVDWQKAIEQKGAMQNQALSASGGNEFVNYFISGNYANQDGFVKGLGYKAYSARANVEARVAKNLKLGLNIAPTYSISQDPGVEGKDNIFHQAISYSPIQEDTVGLYPNAFKNGQYTWGNSANSPIAKLENKVGQTKKYRTLGSIYAEYEIIKGLTLRSSLNLDNVDNASNSYTPYTIAGNLAARTFDAAKNPNLTANTSGSYSTFKRQTFVNENTLTYNTTIHANHSLSILLGQSYNTDRLDQSSLSSVGGYTSSVIQTLNAAAAVTGSTSSTKSVLVSYFSRAQYAYKNKYLLSASLREDGSSRFGGNTKYGIFPSASVGWRIIQEDFMKKLPVISDLKLRFSYGVNGNNSIADYGSISQIGSYGYVLGSPQALAIGQAPSNLPNPDIKWEKSQTFDVGLDFGFFSNRLTGSFDYYNKLNTDLLLNVPILQSTGFSSQLRNAGSVRNVGQELELTSRNLVGKVQWSTSINISHYKNKIVSLYGNQQQIIIPNSFDVSDAILRVGQPINSIYVVRQIGFLTQADIDNHVATYGTGETVGDPKYQDLNGDGVITEADKQIVGHPNPNYTWGISNTVRWKGFDLTVLVQGQNGGSVYSLLGRAITRTGQGFTDNAPAFYENRWRSPENQGAGRVSKAYSTFGFVANTDWLYSSDYVRVRNITLGYDLKNVFKTRVLGAARLYITAENFFGHDKYYGGFNPEAQNTAISSDSNYPEAGDYGGLPLAKSLIFGLNVTF from the coding sequence ATGAAAAGAATTTTTATTCATTCTTGTAAAATGCTATTGCTATTACTGCTCTTTAATGTGGCAGGGGCAAACAGTGCATTGGCACAAAAGCTTAGCATTACGGGTACTATTACAGATAGTAAGCACCAACCGGTTTCGGCTGCTTCCGTGCAAATAAAAGGCACAAAATCAGGTACTACGTCCGATCTCGACGGAAAGTACGCCATCAAGGCCTCGGCAGGACAGGTGTTAATATTTAAATCAATCGGTTTTGATGCTAAAGAAGTTACCGTAGGTACAAACAACACTATCAACGTTAGTTTAACCGAAGCCGAATCGCAATTAAACGAAGTGGTAGTTATCGGTTACGGCGCTCAAAAACGGGCAAACGTTACCGGCTCTCAGGCAACCTTCAAGGCCGATAATTTAAACGAGCGGGCCATAACACGTGTTGATCAGGCGCTTGTTGGGCAAATGGCAGGTGTTACTGTTAAACAAACAACAGGTGTGCCGGGCAAAGCATTTAGCGTTAACGTGCGCGGCAGTGGCTCTATCAGTGCCGGCAACGAGCCATTGTATGTAATAGATGGCTTTCCTTTGTCCGTCTCAGCTATAGGCAGCGGTGGTAGTTTTAGCACTGGAAACCCGCTTGATAATATCAACCCTAATGATATCGAAGATATCCAGGTTTTAAAGGATGCGGCGGCGGCGGCTATATATGGCTCAAGGGCGTCAAATGGTGTTGTATTGATCACCACTAAAAAAGGAAAATCGGGCAAGGCTAAAATTACCTATAGCGCTTACTATGGTTACAATGCTGCCGCTAAATATTTACCCATGCTCAACGGCGACCAATGGATTGACAGGGCTACCGAAATGATCAACGCGGCCTATGTGCTCAAATTTGGTGCACAAGGTGCTACCGCAAGTGATGATAATGCAAAACGCCAGGCGCTGAATGGCGGTGCTTTCAGCGCAGCCTATATGCTCGACCCAAGATGGGCTATGCCGGGCCACCCGGGATTACAATATGTAGACTGGCAGAAAGCCATTGAGCAAAAGGGGGCTATGCAAAACCAGGCTTTAAGTGCAAGCGGCGGCAATGAGTTTGTAAATTATTTTATATCAGGAAACTATGCTAATCAGGATGGTTTTGTGAAAGGCTTGGGTTATAAAGCTTATTCGGCCAGGGCTAATGTGGAAGCGCGCGTTGCGAAGAATCTGAAATTGGGTTTAAACATAGCGCCTACCTATTCTATTTCGCAGGATCCCGGTGTTGAAGGAAAAGACAATATCTTCCATCAGGCTATAAGTTATAGTCCTATTCAGGAGGATACGGTAGGTTTATATCCCAATGCATTTAAAAACGGACAATATACCTGGGGCAATTCGGCAAACAGCCCTATAGCCAAATTGGAGAATAAAGTAGGACAAACAAAAAAATACCGCACACTGGGAAGCATATATGCCGAATATGAAATTATAAAAGGCTTAACATTAAGAAGCTCACTGAACCTTGATAATGTTGACAATGCTTCTAACAGCTATACACCGTATACCATCGCGGGTAATCTTGCCGCCAGAACATTTGATGCTGCTAAAAATCCTAATTTAACAGCGAATACTTCAGGATCATACAGCACCTTTAAAAGACAAACCTTCGTTAATGAAAACACGCTGACTTACAATACTACTATTCACGCAAATCACAGTTTGAGTATATTGTTAGGCCAGTCTTACAATACCGATCGTTTGGATCAGTCTTCATTATCATCAGTTGGCGGTTACACCAGCAGCGTTATCCAAACTTTAAATGCTGCCGCGGCGGTAACAGGCAGTACCTCCAGCACCAAAAGTGTGTTGGTATCATACTTTAGCCGCGCGCAATATGCATATAAGAACAAGTACCTGTTATCCGCAAGCTTGCGTGAAGACGGGTCGTCAAGGTTTGGCGGCAATACCAAATACGGTATTTTCCCCTCGGCATCCGTGGGCTGGCGCATCATCCAGGAAGATTTCATGAAAAAACTGCCCGTGATAAGCGATTTGAAGTTGCGCTTTAGCTATGGTGTAAATGGCAATAACAGCATTGCCGATTACGGAAGTATTTCGCAAATAGGTTCATACGGATACGTTTTAGGTTCGCCACAGGCATTAGCTATTGGTCAAGCCCCAAGCAATCTGCCAAACCCCGATATCAAGTGGGAAAAATCACAAACTTTTGATGTCGGCCTCGACTTCGGGTTTTTCAGCAACCGTTTAACTGGTTCATTTGATTACTATAATAAATTAAATACCGACTTATTGCTGAATGTACCTATCCTGCAATCTACCGGTTTTAGCAGCCAGCTGCGCAATGCCGGTTCGGTGCGCAACGTTGGCCAGGAGCTGGAGTTAACCAGCCGCAATTTGGTGGGCAAGGTTCAATGGAGCACATCAATCAATATCAGTCATTACAAAAATAAAATCGTAAGCCTTTACGGTAACCAGCAGCAAATTATTATTCCAAACTCCTTTGATGTTTCAGACGCTATTTTGCGCGTAGGCCAGCCAATAAACAGTATCTATGTAGTAAGGCAAATCGGTTTCCTTACACAGGCAGATATTGATAACCATGTGGCAACCTACGGCACCGGTGAAACCGTTGGTGACCCGAAATACCAGGACCTGAACGGCGATGGTGTGATAACTGAAGCAGATAAGCAGATTGTTGGTCATCCCAACCCCAATTACACCTGGGGTATTTCCAATACTGTACGCTGGAAAGGCTTCGACCTTACTGTTTTAGTGCAGGGCCAGAATGGCGGGTCAGTTTATTCCCTGCTTGGCAGAGCTATAACCCGTACAGGCCAGGGTTTTACTGATAATGCTCCGGCATTTTATGAAAACCGGTGGAGGTCGCCCGAAAACCAGGGCGCCGGCCGCGTTAGTAAAGCTTACTCTACATTCGGCTTCGTTGCTAATACCGATTGGTTGTACTCTTCAGATTATGTGAGGGTTAGAAATATCACCCTGGGTTACGATCTTAAAAATGTATTTAAAACCAGGGTTTTAGGAGCAGCACGCCTGTATATTACGGCCGAAAATTTTTTCGGGCATGATAAATATTATGGAGGTTTCAATCCCGAGGCACAAAATACAGCTATAAGCTCTGACAGTAATTACCCCGAAGCGGGAGATTACGGAGGCTTACCGCTGGCTAAATCATTGATCTTCGGGCTAAATGTTACTTTTTAA
- a CDS encoding rhamnogalacturonan acetylesterase, whose translation MIKLPYKILLCSVCVSLRLILPGQLFAQVVKTSFKFDFGNGKAAAGYQKVSPDDVFNDIKGYGFDFGSKVRSVTRDGGKKLTGGYVTSDQPFYFSVNVPEGNYKVTLTVGDIKGSGDITVRAESRRLMLEKVKTNNAVKKLSFVVNIRKPEISTGGKVALKPRELGKYDWDDKLSLEFNGTKPCVDALEIEKADDQVTVYLAGNSTVVDQDDEPWCSWGQMITRFFKPGVAIADHAESGLSLGSFLNGHRLDKMLSVIKPGDYLFIEFGHNDQKEKGPEDGAYKSYNERFKLFINKTREKKAIPVIVTSTSRRAFNDSSKIVNTLGDYPDAARKVAAELHVPLIDLNAMSAKFYEALGNEGSKKAFVWYPANSFPNQPNDLADNTHFNSYGAYELAKCIIEGIRSNHLSIERYIIDTPPFDPSHPDPVEKFSLPASPKNSTIKPDGN comes from the coding sequence ATGATCAAGCTGCCATACAAGATCTTGCTGTGTTCTGTTTGCGTTTCGTTGCGGCTCATTTTACCCGGGCAGCTTTTTGCCCAGGTTGTGAAAACCAGTTTTAAGTTTGATTTTGGTAACGGAAAAGCTGCAGCCGGTTATCAGAAAGTAAGTCCCGATGATGTATTTAACGACATTAAAGGTTATGGCTTTGATTTCGGTTCTAAAGTAAGATCTGTAACGCGCGATGGCGGAAAGAAACTTACCGGCGGGTATGTGACCAGTGATCAACCTTTTTACTTCTCGGTAAATGTACCCGAGGGTAATTATAAGGTTACTTTAACGGTTGGCGATATCAAAGGCAGCGGTGATATTACGGTACGCGCCGAATCGCGGAGGTTGATGCTGGAAAAAGTAAAGACCAATAACGCAGTTAAAAAGCTAAGCTTCGTTGTAAATATTCGTAAGCCGGAAATCAGTACAGGTGGCAAAGTGGCGCTTAAGCCACGGGAGTTAGGCAAATATGATTGGGACGATAAGCTTAGCCTTGAATTTAACGGTACAAAACCCTGTGTTGATGCGCTGGAGATAGAAAAGGCAGACGATCAGGTAACTGTTTATCTGGCCGGAAATTCAACCGTAGTTGATCAGGATGATGAGCCATGGTGTTCCTGGGGCCAAATGATCACCCGGTTTTTCAAACCCGGTGTAGCCATTGCCGATCATGCAGAATCAGGGCTTAGTTTGGGTAGTTTTTTAAATGGTCATCGTTTGGATAAAATGCTGAGTGTAATTAAGCCGGGCGATTATCTGTTTATTGAATTCGGCCATAACGATCAAAAGGAAAAGGGGCCGGAGGATGGTGCTTATAAATCATATAACGAACGTTTTAAGCTATTTATCAATAAAACGCGCGAGAAAAAAGCCATTCCGGTAATCGTAACCTCTACCAGCCGCCGGGCTTTTAATGATAGTAGTAAAATAGTAAATACCCTTGGCGATTATCCCGATGCAGCCAGAAAAGTTGCTGCAGAACTGCATGTGCCTTTGATTGATCTTAATGCTATGTCCGCTAAATTTTATGAAGCATTGGGCAACGAAGGATCTAAAAAGGCATTTGTTTGGTATCCTGCAAACTCGTTTCCAAACCAACCAAATGATCTGGCCGACAACACACACTTTAACAGTTATGGTGCTTATGAACTTGCGAAATGCATTATAGAGGGTATCAGAAGCAATCATTTGAGCATTGAGCGGTATATTATTGACACGCCGCCTTTCGATCCATCACATCCTGATCCGGTAGAAAAGTTCAGTTTGCCGGCGAGTCCTAAAAACAGCACTATAAAACCTGATGGAAATTAA